The genomic DNA TATGGCTCGAGAGTGCGTTGTGTGACGCGTAGGATCTGAGGGCCGGGCGCCGGGCCGTGAACTCGGGAATCGGGGAAGAAGCGGCAGAGAGAAGAGCAAGATAGTCCGGCGGACTTTCGGGCTGTCCTGGTGTCCCTAGATAGGCGTTGGTATagccttcttcgccgagtTGCCCAGGGCCAGAGGCGTGGATGTTGATGACATCTTCTGTCTCGTCGACAAAGCTGAAAGATCGATTCGTGGTCCGGACCCAGGTCTGGCTGTTGGCAAAGCTGTACTCGCTGCGGGCGGCTCCTGTTCCTATGTCTGGTTGAATGCTTCATGAAATCATAATCAGGTAAGTCCACATGGCTTTGGTATGGTTGCTCTAAAGTGCCCACGAACCTTGGGTTCAAGGTATGTCTGAACCGGACACTGTAGCCACGAGTACATTCGACTCCAGACTTCCGACAGTTGGAACAGGTTGACTTATTTGAATCACCTGACCTTGTCAGCAACGCAGACGACCATCAAGGAAACAATCGCCGACTCTAGTGATGGGGGCAGGGGCAGGACTTTGATTTCACCAGATGGTATGGGCTAGGCATCGACAGTTCTAGTCAAGTTTCGCTTCGAAAAGATGCTTACATTTTAGATGCCTAGTACTCGTGTTTCACGATGTCGTTAGCCTGTTTCCTCATGATGGCCCAGTTAGGGCAGCCGTGGACCTTGGACGCAAGCCTTTCTTCGTGTGGACTCAGAAACGGTTGTCCCAACCATACATAGTTGTGCCGCCTAAGCCGTATCCCACCGGGATGGAAGACAACGCACCTTAACCTGCAGATCTAAAAATATGTGCATGTCAGCAGACAGAAGTTGACGGCGTAACGAGCCTCTTGTAGCTCCATCGGGCAATACACATGTAGCACACCATGTAGACATTCTGCTCCATTGGCCTGGGAGTAAGAGAAAATAAACGATAGATTTGGAAAGACTCACGTTACACGGATTCGTTCGGGTCTGGGCTCGGCTCATGTTCTGGACCCGCCGGACGCTCGATACATCCAGCATCGAGGATATGTGCTGGTATGCTGATATTTCTCTGTGTGAACAGTGACGTACAAGACTAGCCGGTAGTTGGAGACTTACTAGGCAAAGATGTGGGATTCAAGGGGAAGAAGCAAGACAATTGTGCGCGCgcgtatgtgtgtgtgtggcgtCTGCGTGCCTCTGTGGTGGGGATGGCTGTGAGAAGAGTGCAAACCAACCTTCTCTATTGTGCATATTCTGGCAACTTGTTGCTTAGCTGGTCAGAATTTGGATAATCACGCCCAAGGGGGAAAGACGCTACGTCGAGGACCTACAAAGCAACGACTAGGGAGGTGGGTGGGTGAAAGGGGTCAAATAGGAAACACGAGGGAAATAAAATAAAGTTGCCTGTTTGAATCAGAAGCGGCAATTCACCCCCCGCACACCATGCATACACAGCACCGCTAAAATTCCACACAACAGGCCTCGTGGCGAATGTCTTCCTGCGCCAGACCCCAGGGCTGGCAGCGCCCATGTTCTGCGCGGTTGTATTTGCAAGAAAAAGCTCTTACGCGTGATTTGGTCAATCCAAGGTCATCGGCAAAGTCGGGGTAAATCTGGAAGAGTGAGAGACTTGGTTGACCTGTCTTGTCTAGAATCGTTGTCTGGTATATGTTGGTGAGCTCTACACGACAATATCAGCAAATGCCATCACTCACTCGTGGGAATAAGTCGAGCTCCCACTTCCTCGGCTTCCAAACAACTTGACCAAGGCGGGGTTTTTGTCGAAAATGTCTCGGGTAAAGTATGAGGCCAAGTTACCAGCGTTTCCATTGGGCGGTCAGCGAAGGGCGCGCTACTCGTAAATGGTAAAAGCACGGGGCTTGGATTGAATCATGACAAACTGATTCTCTATTGCCCTAAACGTCCCCTGGCTTTCACGAACGTCAAGTTTTTGACGAGTCGATGTTCTCTAGGAGGCGACTTATTCTGGTTGCGCCCACAGTACTGTCACGTCAGCTGTTACTGATGCGCTCGTTGACTATGACCTGCAGCCTTTAATATACATGTCCTCGAAGTCTTCATGCGCAttccctcctcgtccttctctAAACAAAAGCGTGAGGCTTCAGTCTCATCTGGTGGATGTTACAATAATGCCGCCTTCGCGGGGGTCACGGCGGGTCATGCCGGCCTTGACATTAGCATCTACCCCGACTGCTTCCTCTACGCtgccgccttcttggcgtcAATGGTCGTGCTTGGAATACGTGAGCCTTGACGTAGTTTTTGATGCCGCGGTTCTTACCTTGCAGTATCTTTGACGTAGGTACGGCAACTTTGATTCATTGAATAACTTTACCCGTCGCCGAGCTATCTCCCGAAAGACGCTGTGGCTGTGTGGTTAGCCTGGATGGTTTATGCATCGGAAGTAGCCAGCCAGTCAGACATGTCGTTGGTGCTAGATCCGCACGCGTCAAGGGCGGGTGCGGTGCATGGTGGGAGATGACGCGATCCCAGTCAACATCCTTGCCTGCATCTCGTCATTCCGCCTCGACTCGCCAAGGTAGCTTGAGCTTCACGGGAAACCCTAGGAGACCGAAAAGGCTAAGCGAAATATCTTTTGTGAAGGAACGGACGAGAGGGTCCGGATGAAACCCCGGCCTGTCAGTAATCACCTGCTACGTTGGGGACCTCGAAAGGAGGAACGCTGGAAAGCCGCAGCGGTGAGTGCAGAAACGGCACTGCGTTGTGTCTGCAGGACTTGGTGGCTTGATCTCGGCTTCCGGTTTCATTGCAATTTCTCGGCTGTTAAGTTTCGACTCGCTCGTGTGTTGCACGCTGCTCGTTATTCTACCTCGCCTGCTTCGAGTGGCGTTCATAGCCTGGGATCATCGGAACTCTCATTGCCGGGGCCAAGTATATCTTTACGCTTGTAAATCTGTCGTTGATCGACAGGGTTGGCCGTTGCAGCTTTTTCCTCTACACTTTCGGTTTGTGGGCGTATTTCCCGTCATCCCAGCCGTTACCTTCCAACGAATACGGATGCCGTTCAAACTATAATCTCTCACATGCTTGGACCTTCTTTAGAATCGTTATCGTGTTAGTTCATTTGTGAGATTCTATTCGCCGAGATTTGGAAGCACGGTCTGGCCCCAGCGATACTGTTTTTCTAGTGGAGGTACGCGCTATGACATGATAATGTTCACCATCAGCTGGTGGGCTTCAAGGATTGTTGTCCCATCGAGTCTCCCCATAAAGGGAGAGAACACCGCGTCCTCCGGTGCTTTCGTCTCTTGTAGTGTGTGCGGCCATACTTTGTGTTCGGTTAGGGTTCTATTTCCTACTAGGACGAGAACGATTGTGGACGAAATCCGCCGGTAGTAGGCAGAGTGAGCAAGTCGGAAAGATGGGATTGGTTTTGGATAAGAGTCTGAATGTGACATCGTACTTAGGGCTGAGAGAGTTTGGAATAGCGTCTGAAGTGTCGGAGCAGCTAGAAATCTCACGGCTGTATGGTTTTAATGAGGTTTGGTCGGCCGGTTTATGAGTCCGAAGGTCTGTAAAGCCCGAGGGATGCCACCTCAGTGGTGGACGCAGCAATAGAGTTTATACTTAGACTTGCCGCTGCCATGTTACAGAGACCTGGGCGAGGTCAAAGCGTAGAGTTGCCCGGAGGCAGTGAGGTTGCACATCTGTCAAGAACAGCGCGTCTTTACCAAGACACGAATGATACGAATGAAGAAAGTCATGAGTGTCCAGGACTCAAAGGATGGACAGAATGTACAGAATGAAAGGGGGAGCAGAAAGTTCAGCTGGAAGCTGCTGTGCCCCAGAGACCAGAGATATCACAATGCAAGGCTGTCTACATACTCCCTAGGGCGGTTAGGATTGCCTAGCTCATCAACTAAGCTTCCGTCGCTTGATGCAGCCGCCGTTGGGCAGGTGAATCTGTGAGGCCGAGATCCACTTGCTTCCGTCCCCGGCCCCACCGGGGGTTCACTAACAGGCGTGTGCTCGGAGACTGAACCAGGGACAACCCCAGCATGCCCAGGCGAAGATTGCTTTCCTCGGAAGACCTGCCATTCTCAGCCACCTAAACACCATCTTTCCCGGTTCGGTTGCCAAGAATATCCCCACTGACGACACAGCCAGGGAAAATGTTCGGTTTATTTTCGACGTGGTCAGGTGTGTGACTTGTTCACAGAAGCCCGAATTCTCGACGGCCATGCTCAGACAGTTGGGTAGTCGACTTTGGAGAACTATGAGAGATGTGGTGCTCGTCACAGTGAACACATATGAGACGTGATACTTGACCACTTCAGCCTCGAAATACACTTGTCGCCAAAACTTCACCACGTTGGCGGCTGGCTAGACGATAGCGATAGTTACCACGGAGCATGAACTCGTAGTTGCATGGCTGGCCTGTGGGGAAATAAGCTGTCGCGATATCGATCAAACGTCCTACATGGTCGTCTCATAGAAGGAGTCAAGGTGATCGACTTTCGTAGATGAGATGACGAACTCAAGATCAGAGGGCCAGTCGATCGGCAATCACTGGAAAGGCAATGTGGGATCTAGGGTCTGCTAGCGGCGGCCACGATCAAGTACTAAACCTCGggtatcatcatcatgggaCGGCTTGAAGGGCGTGGACCAAGCCGCATCCCGCTGACATAAGAACACCTTTACACTCCTGGATTGGCTGCGCTTTGCGCACGAAGGGACGAGCGTGCCCGTTGGGGCGCAGGtccatgccgatgccgatgattCAAAGACAAAACTATTAATGCACTCTATATGTTGTCGGATCCGGAAACGCCGGGCCTAGATTAGCGGTATTGACCGTTGGGCATTTGGTGTCAGCTAGTGAGGCTGCAGTATTGGACGCAGAGATGACAATCGCTTGTTCAAGGTCCAAACTGGTTACTACGATTGTTCATCGGCAACACAGCCTGAAAAGGTAAGGTCGCGAGCACGAACGTCCCCGAGGTGTAGGCACCCGTCTCGATCGCGTTACGAAGAGCCATGTGCTGAACGAGAAGGAAACTGGAGTGGCTCAGCCACAGTCCAGATGTGGCGCCCCGGTTGATGAGGAGAGGATCTTCGGTGAAGGATTGTTTATCTCGGTGAACACACCGCTGATAGGAGTAATGGCCCCACTTGCCGAACCCAAAAATTTGACCTTCACAAGCGGCCTGGGGACTTTTTCCCAGTCCACACCCGACGACTTCCCCCCAATCAACACACCAATTGCCTCGCGAGATCAACTTCAGCCATGGCCGGAACTGCTACTAAGAAGAGAACAAATGACGGTCGTCTCGCGCCACCgtccaagaagcagaagcgaCAAGATAAGAAGCAAACGGAGCCCGTTGCGGACGAAGAGCAAAGTTTCGACGCGGTCAACCTCctcgactcggacgacgatgacatcctcaacgccaacgtcgacgacggcgccgtctccgacgacaacgactcAGTGAGCTCCGCAGACGAGCGCACCgcgcccaagaagaagacaaaacCCGCGCATCAGGCGAAAAAGAGCAGAGATGcccccgccggcaccgactcggactcggactcggaagaagaaagcggcgacgacgagggcgcgcCCCAAAAGACAAAGTCCAAACGCAACGATccctcggccttctccaCATCCATGTCCAAGATCCTGTCGACCAAGCTCTCGAACGCGAAACGGGCGGATCCCGTACTGGCCCGCAGCGCCGAGGCCCACCAGtcggccaaggcggccgtcgacctgGCGCTCGAGTCCAAGGCGCGCAAACAGATGAGgcagcagaagaaggaggcgcTCGAGAAGGGCCGCGTGCGCAACGTGCTGGTGGcgcccgagacggagaaCACGTCGACTGGGGAGATGATTGAGACAGAGCGGCGGCTGCGCAAGGTCGCGCAGAGGGGTGTCGTCAAGCTCTTCAACGCCGTGCGGGCCGCGCAGGTCAAGGCAGCcgaggcggagaagaaggcgcgcaaggacggcgtcgtcggcgtggtgaggagggaagagaagatCAACGAGATGAGCAAGAAGGGCTTCTTGGACCTGATCGcgtccggcggcggagggctCAAGAAGGGCGCGTTGGAGGAGGCCtaaaggggggaaaagaaagatgAAAAatatggatggatggatggatgtctGTGCCGGGATGGTTAGGCGTCTTTTGGTTTCTTCTCGTTCACACACCGATTTTGTCGTCCAGGATTATGTGCTTAGAGGAGTGATGTTATTTTTCCCTCCCATCGTCCCTTGATACCCGCCAATATCTAGCATAAGCCGAGCCGAGCCGATGTGTATTCCCATCCGTGATGCCGCGCTTGATTGTT from Colletotrichum higginsianum IMI 349063 chromosome 3, whole genome shotgun sequence includes the following:
- a CDS encoding Duf1665 domain protein, with product MAGTATKKRTNDGRLAPPSKKQKRQDKKQTEPVADEEQSFDAVNLLDSDDDDILNANVDDGAVSDDNDSVSSADERTAPKKKTKPAHQAKKSRDAPAGTDSDSDSEEESGDDEGAPQKTKSKRNDPSAFSTSMSKILSTKLSNAKRADPVLARSAEAHQSAKAAVDLALESKARKQMRQQKKEALEKGRVRNVLVAPETENTSTGEMIETERRLRKVAQRGVVKLFNAVRAAQVKAAEAEKKARKDGVVGVVRREEKINEMSKKGFLDLIASGGGGLKKGALEEA